The genomic segment TGCGGCATCTTTAATGGCATCTACAATCTTCTGATAACCAGTACACCGACATAAGTTACCCGAAATCCCACGCCTAATCTCTTCCTCTGTTGGGGCTGGATTTTTATCTAACAAAGATTTTGCCGAAAGAACCATACCGGGAATGCAATAACCACATTGAACCGCACCATTGCGAATAAATGCCTCTTGAATTGGATGAAGATTATCTAAAGTCCCCATTCCTTCGATAGTCAAAATCTCCTTACCATCAGCCTGAAAGGCCAGAACCAGACAGGAATTTACTGTTTTACCATCCATAATAACAGTACATGCTCCACATTCTCCTTTTCCACAACCTTCTTTCGTTCCAGTAAACCCCAATTTATCCCGCAAAAGGTCTATCAATCTCATCTCGGGATCAACCTGTACTTCATAACTCTCACCATTTATAGAAATATTAATTCTAATCTGATTATTCTGATTATTCATTGTGTCCGACCTCCCTTTTTAAATATGTTATGGATGGCACGGACAACCAACACCTTTGCCATATTCAGACGATACTTAGAAGAACCTCGCAAATCAGAGATAGGTGAAATTTCCTGTACTAACTGGTTCATAGCAGATTCAAGAATTTGATCGGTAATCGGGTTACCTTTTAAAATTTCTTCTGTTAACTTAACCCGTACCGGGGTTGGAGCTACTGCTCCCAGTACAATCCGACAATCCTCTACCACATCACCATCTAATGCCAGCATAACCGCTGCATTCACCGTTGAAATAGCTAATGCTTTTCGATAACCAAGTTTGACAAATGAACCTCTGTAATTTTCTTTGGGAATAGGAAAGACAAAACCAGTGATTAATTCATCTTCTTTAGCCACATTCCGACCTGGTCCGGTAAAAAACTCAGATACCGGGATTATCCTCTCTCCCCTATCCAGGCTCAAAAGCTTTACTTTTGCATCCAGGGCAATCAGGGGCGGTAAAGTATCCCCTGCTGGAGAAGAATTGGCAACATTACCTCCGATAGTTCCCCGATTCCTGATCTGGGGAGAACCCACCTCTGCAGCTGCTTCAGCCAAAAGTGGTGCATGATTTAAGATAATGGTGGATTCTTCTAATTGAGTATGGGTAACAAGACTCCCCACTTCAATCTCATCATCAACGATTCTGATACTCTTTAATTCATCTAATTCATAAATATTCATGATCCGGCCTAACTCATCCAACCGCCCATAATACCGGACTAAAACATCTGTCCCACCAGCAAGAATGGTTGTTTCATCACCGTATTGATGAAGATATTGAATCGCTTCATTTATATTTTGTGGCGTAAAGCATATTAAACCCATAGTGCCACCTCCCATGAATCTAAAATCTGATCCAGAGTTTTTGAGCCAGCTCCCGGGAACGCGCGTGAATCTCATCTAAGTCAAATCCTTTTATCTCCCGATCCTTCATCAGTACTTTACCATTGATTATAGTCGTCACTACCCGGCCTCCCGAAACTCCAAATAGAATATGTCCATAATAATTTGTCTCATCTAATGGAGTTGGAGGATCATAATCCAGGATTATCACATCGGCATATGCACCTTCGATAAGCTGTCCGATTGGATTTTTAAAATATTTGGCCAAAATTCGCTGGTTATTAGTAAAGATCATCTCAGGTACTTCTGCCCAGGATGCAGATGGATCTTTTAATTCATGTTTATGCAGGATATTGGCAACTTTAACACTCTCAAACATATCTGAGGTAAAACCATCAGTACCCAGGCCGACAACAATACCTTTATTTAGCATAGTAGTTATATCAGCACAACCAACAGCATTCCCCATATTTGATTCGGGATTGTGCACCACATTAGTACCCCGCTCCTTAAGAATCTCCATCTCCTTTTCATTTATATGCACACAATGAACAGCAATACTCTTTTCATTCCAGATCCCAAACTTATCTAGCCGCTCAACAACTCTAAGACCTGACCGATGTAAGCTATCTTCCACATCCTGAATACCTTCCGCTGTGTGGACATGAAAACCTGTATCTAAACCCTCAATGGCCTCCCGACATTTTTCTAAGGTCCTGTCAGATAAAGTCATAGATGCATGCAGACCAAAAAGTCCATGCAGCATATCATCAGTTCGTTTCTTACAGATTTTGATAAAACTTACATTCTCTTTGATCCCCAGAAGGGCAATCTCCTCCCCATCCCGGTCAGAAACTTCATAGGCAAGGCTGGCCCTTAAACCCACTTTTTCTATCGCTTCTGCAATAATACTAAGGCTTCCAGATACTGCAAATGGGCTGGCATGATGATCTATTATTGTCGTTGTACCATACCTGACACAGTCAAGCAAAGGGATTAATGCTGAATAATAGATATCTTCTTCTCTAAGTTGTTTATCAAGCCTCCACCAGAGCCGTTCTAATATCTGACGAAAATCTTTAGGAGGCTCATCTTTAAGTGCCATCCCACGGGCAAAAGTACTATAAAGGTGCATATGAGCATTGATCATCCCGGGCATCACTACTTTACCTTTAGCATCAATTATTTCAGTGTATTCATATTTATTAGCTAGTTCTTCGGTCGAACCAATTTCTTTAATCTGATTTCCCTCAACTACAAGAGCACCATCTTTAATCACTTCATTGTTAGAATTTAAAGTAATAAGCCAGCCATTTTTGATCAAAAGCATTTACTTACTCAACTCCTTTACCCCTGAATCATCTGCATACTAATACGATTAGCATCGGCTATAAGCTTTTCCTCATCAACAGTTACTAATTTACCTTTCTCTACCACAATCTTACCATTGACAATGGTATAATCTACAATCTGGGTATCTCCGCAGTGTACCAATGCTGAAACAGGATCCAACTGTCCACCAGCAAAACCCAGACGATTTGAGTTAACCATAAAAAGATCTCCCACTTTACCTACTTCTATAGAACCAATATCATTCCGGC from the Anoxybacter fermentans genome contains:
- a CDS encoding (2Fe-2S)-binding protein; this encodes MNNQNNQIRINISINGESYEVQVDPEMRLIDLLRDKLGFTGTKEGCGKGECGACTVIMDGKTVNSCLVLAFQADGKEILTIEGMGTLDNLHPIQEAFIRNGAVQCGYCIPGMVLSAKSLLDKNPAPTEEEIRRGISGNLCRCTGYQKIVDAIKDAAAEMRGDRNER
- a CDS encoding FAD binding domain-containing protein translates to MGLICFTPQNINEAIQYLHQYGDETTILAGGTDVLVRYYGRLDELGRIMNIYELDELKSIRIVDDEIEVGSLVTHTQLEESTIILNHAPLLAEAAAEVGSPQIRNRGTIGGNVANSSPAGDTLPPLIALDAKVKLLSLDRGERIIPVSEFFTGPGRNVAKEDELITGFVFPIPKENYRGSFVKLGYRKALAISTVNAAVMLALDGDVVEDCRIVLGAVAPTPVRVKLTEEILKGNPITDQILESAMNQLVQEISPISDLRGSSKYRLNMAKVLVVRAIHNIFKKGGRTQ
- the ssnA gene encoding putative aminohydrolase SsnA — protein: MLLIKNGWLITLNSNNEVIKDGALVVEGNQIKEIGSTEELANKYEYTEIIDAKGKVVMPGMINAHMHLYSTFARGMALKDEPPKDFRQILERLWWRLDKQLREEDIYYSALIPLLDCVRYGTTTIIDHHASPFAVSGSLSIIAEAIEKVGLRASLAYEVSDRDGEEIALLGIKENVSFIKICKKRTDDMLHGLFGLHASMTLSDRTLEKCREAIEGLDTGFHVHTAEGIQDVEDSLHRSGLRVVERLDKFGIWNEKSIAVHCVHINEKEMEILKERGTNVVHNPESNMGNAVGCADITTMLNKGIVVGLGTDGFTSDMFESVKVANILHKHELKDPSASWAEVPEMIFTNNQRILAKYFKNPIGQLIEGAYADVIILDYDPPTPLDETNYYGHILFGVSGGRVVTTIINGKVLMKDREIKGFDLDEIHARSRELAQKLWIRF